In the Syntrophus aciditrophicus SB genome, TTCTAAAAAAAGGCAAAAAACTTTATATAATATTATACTATCAATTACATATATAAAGGGCTGTTCTGTTCTTTTTTTTGTGTTATACATAAATTAAAACATATTTTAGTCTCCAGCTTGCGGCACGGGAGGATTAATGGTTTCATGAAAAAAGTTCAGCAGGAAGATTATATTATACAAAACTTGGGTGAATGTGCGATCCAGTCTCCGGTAATCGTTAATGATTTTACGCCCGACAGCAAGCGTTTGCTGCTGAAACAATATCTTGACTATAGTAATACCGGAAAAAATAAGGACGAAAAAGTGAAAAGGGAGATTCCCCTTTCTGTGGAAGTGGCAGGTCCACGGGAAAAAATATTTTTCGATCCTTCCAAAACAAAAGCGGCGATTGTCACTTGCGGCGGCTTGTGCCCGGGAATCAATGACGTGATTCGCGCCATCGTCATGCAATTATATCACCGTTACGGTGTTCGCAACATAATTGGAATAAAGTATGGATTCCAAGGACTTATACCATCATACGGACATGAAATTGTTGAATTGACGCCTGAATCGGTTGAAAATATCCATCGCGAAGGTGGCAGTATATTATCTTCCTCACGAGGTCAGCAGAATATTGGAGAAATGGTTGACGCCCTTTCGCGAATGAATGTCAATATTTTTTTCTGTATCGGCGGTGATGGAACCATGCGCGCGGCTGAACGCATTACAGAGGAAATTACAAGACGAAAATTAAGCATAAGCCTAATCGGTATCCCGAAAACGATCGATAACGATCTGAATTTTGTTCAGAAAACATTCGGGTTTGATACAGCAATCGCTGAATCCGAAAACGCAATCTCCTGCGCCCATGTTGAAGCGAAAGGTGCGCCTATGGGAATAGGACTCGTCAAGATTATGGGACGGCTCTCCGGTCAGATCGCTGTTGGTGCGGCACTGGCACAGAATGACGTCAATTTTGTCCTGATTCCCGAAGTACCTTTTGATCTTGAAGGCGAAAACGGCCTCTTCAAAGCCTTGGAAAAACGTCTCATACGCAGAAAACATTGTGTTATTCTTGTGGCAGAAGGCGCCGGTCAGGAACTGATGCGCACAAATAATACGCCTCAGGAAACAGATGCTTCCGGCAATATCCGTCTGCTGGATATCGGCTATTTTTTAAAGGTGCGGATTGAAGACTACTTTAAAAAAGCGGGCATCCAGATCAATCTGAAATATATTGACCCCAGCTATATGATTCGCAGTGTTCGCGCAAGTGCCAGCGACAGTATCTATTGCTCCGCTCTTGGCCAGTACGCCGTTCATGCCGGGATGGCCGGAAAAACCGGGATGCTGGTCGGTTTATTGAAAGATGAATATGTCCACTTGCCAATCCGGGTTGTTACTTCAGGGAAACAGATCGATCCGGAAGGCAATTTATGGATGCGGGTTCTTGAATCGACGGGTCAGCCTCCTTCCTTGCTTAATAAACCTTTGGACCCTCCTGTTGAGGAACATGTTGTTATTTGAATTTTTCCATGGGTGAGAAAAGCCCGCCAGTTAAACCTTACCGGCGGGCTAAGCATAAATCCAACACCTATAGAAAAATCCAGGTTAAATATCTAACTTTAACTGATTA is a window encoding:
- a CDS encoding ATP-dependent 6-phosphofructokinase, producing the protein MKKVQQEDYIIQNLGECAIQSPVIVNDFTPDSKRLLLKQYLDYSNTGKNKDEKVKREIPLSVEVAGPREKIFFDPSKTKAAIVTCGGLCPGINDVIRAIVMQLYHRYGVRNIIGIKYGFQGLIPSYGHEIVELTPESVENIHREGGSILSSSRGQQNIGEMVDALSRMNVNIFFCIGGDGTMRAAERITEEITRRKLSISLIGIPKTIDNDLNFVQKTFGFDTAIAESENAISCAHVEAKGAPMGIGLVKIMGRLSGQIAVGAALAQNDVNFVLIPEVPFDLEGENGLFKALEKRLIRRKHCVILVAEGAGQELMRTNNTPQETDASGNIRLLDIGYFLKVRIEDYFKKAGIQINLKYIDPSYMIRSVRASASDSIYCSALGQYAVHAGMAGKTGMLVGLLKDEYVHLPIRVVTSGKQIDPEGNLWMRVLESTGQPPSLLNKPLDPPVEEHVVI